Proteins co-encoded in one Erinaceus europaeus chromosome X, mEriEur2.1, whole genome shotgun sequence genomic window:
- the DGAT2L6 gene encoding diacylglycerol O-acyltransferase 2-like protein 6 isoform X2 translates to MMFWCMSFWIQEFRCVCTKKVFVNFEHCSGLTSTILITYGLVCTKFWILSVLVLAWHAYDWNTYQEGGRRSAWVRNWTLWKYFQKYFPVKLVKTHDLSPKHNYLIANHPHGIFSFGAFINFATEATGFDRIFPNITPYLGTIRWFFWFPILRDYMMSVGVCPVSETTLKYLLSQKHTSNAVVVVVGGGAEALLCHPGASTVFLKHRKGFVKLALQTGAHLVPTYSFGENETYNQETFPEGTWKRFFQKKFQEIFKKHLRLYLCTFHGRGLTRESWGFLPFNHPITTVVGEPLPIPMIQNPDKETVDKYHTLYINALCKLFDEYKIQYGLPQTQKLTII, encoded by the exons ATGATGTTTTGGTGTATGTCATTTTGGATTCAAGAATTTAGGTGTGTATGCACCAAGAAGGTTTTTGTgaattttgaacattgctcag GATTGACATCTACTATCCTTATAACCTATGGTCTGGTGTGTACTAAATTTTGGATCTTATCTGTACTTGTCTTAGCCTGGCACGCCTATGATTGGAACACCTACCAAGAAG GTGGTAGGCGTTCAGCTTGGGTAAGAAACTGGACCCTATGGAAGTATTTCCAAAAGTACTTCCCTGTAAAG CTGGTGAAGACTCATGACCTCTCTCCCAAACACAACTACCTCATTGCCAACCACCCCCATGGTATTTTCTCTTTTGGTGCCTTCATTAACTTTGCCACTGAGGCTACTGGCTTTGATCGGATTTTCCCAAACATCACTCCTTATCTAGGGACCATAAGATGGTTCTTCTGGTTCCCAATTTTGCGAGATTATATGATGTCAGTGG GTGTGTGCCCAGTGAGTGAGACAACCTTGAAGTATTTGCTGAGTCAGAAACACACAAGCAACGCTGTGGTTGTTGTGGTAGGTGGAGGTGCTGAAGCCCTCTTGTGCCATCCAGGAGCCTCTACCGTTTTCCTTAAACATCGTAAAGGTTTTGTGAAGTTAGCTCTGCAGACAGG AGCACATCTTGTCCCTACATATTCCTTTGGTGAGAATGAGACTTACAACCAAGAGACTTTCCCTGAGGGCACGTGGAAAAGGTTTTTCCAAAAGAAATtccaagaaatatttaaaaaacacctGAGACTATATTTATGTACCTTCCATGGCCGTGGCCTCACTCGAGAATCCTGGGGCTTCCTGCCTTTCAATCATCCCATTACCACTGTTG TTGGAGAGCCCCTGCCAATCCCCATGATCCAGAATCCAGACAAGGAGACAGTGGATAAGTACCATACACTCTACATCAATGCCTTGTGCAAGCTGTTTGATGAGTACAAAATTCAGTATGGCCTCCCTCAGACCCAGAAGCTGACAATTATATAG
- the DGAT2L6 gene encoding diacylglycerol O-acyltransferase 2-like protein 6 isoform X1 has protein sequence MAMAFFSRLNFQEGLQTFSVMHWIPTYVVLGLTSTILITYGLVCTKFWILSVLVLAWHAYDWNTYQEGGRRSAWVRNWTLWKYFQKYFPVKLVKTHDLSPKHNYLIANHPHGIFSFGAFINFATEATGFDRIFPNITPYLGTIRWFFWFPILRDYMMSVGVCPVSETTLKYLLSQKHTSNAVVVVVGGGAEALLCHPGASTVFLKHRKGFVKLALQTGAHLVPTYSFGENETYNQETFPEGTWKRFFQKKFQEIFKKHLRLYLCTFHGRGLTRESWGFLPFNHPITTVVGEPLPIPMIQNPDKETVDKYHTLYINALCKLFDEYKIQYGLPQTQKLTII, from the exons ATGGCTATGGCCTTCTTCTCCCGACTGAATTTTCAAGAGGGACTCCAGACCTTCTCTGTTATGCATTGGATCCCAACCTATGTAGTTCTAG GATTGACATCTACTATCCTTATAACCTATGGTCTGGTGTGTACTAAATTTTGGATCTTATCTGTACTTGTCTTAGCCTGGCACGCCTATGATTGGAACACCTACCAAGAAG GTGGTAGGCGTTCAGCTTGGGTAAGAAACTGGACCCTATGGAAGTATTTCCAAAAGTACTTCCCTGTAAAG CTGGTGAAGACTCATGACCTCTCTCCCAAACACAACTACCTCATTGCCAACCACCCCCATGGTATTTTCTCTTTTGGTGCCTTCATTAACTTTGCCACTGAGGCTACTGGCTTTGATCGGATTTTCCCAAACATCACTCCTTATCTAGGGACCATAAGATGGTTCTTCTGGTTCCCAATTTTGCGAGATTATATGATGTCAGTGG GTGTGTGCCCAGTGAGTGAGACAACCTTGAAGTATTTGCTGAGTCAGAAACACACAAGCAACGCTGTGGTTGTTGTGGTAGGTGGAGGTGCTGAAGCCCTCTTGTGCCATCCAGGAGCCTCTACCGTTTTCCTTAAACATCGTAAAGGTTTTGTGAAGTTAGCTCTGCAGACAGG AGCACATCTTGTCCCTACATATTCCTTTGGTGAGAATGAGACTTACAACCAAGAGACTTTCCCTGAGGGCACGTGGAAAAGGTTTTTCCAAAAGAAATtccaagaaatatttaaaaaacacctGAGACTATATTTATGTACCTTCCATGGCCGTGGCCTCACTCGAGAATCCTGGGGCTTCCTGCCTTTCAATCATCCCATTACCACTGTTG TTGGAGAGCCCCTGCCAATCCCCATGATCCAGAATCCAGACAAGGAGACAGTGGATAAGTACCATACACTCTACATCAATGCCTTGTGCAAGCTGTTTGATGAGTACAAAATTCAGTATGGCCTCCCTCAGACCCAGAAGCTGACAATTATATAG